One Acidicapsa ligni genomic region harbors:
- a CDS encoding TonB-dependent receptor, with protein sequence MCRSILRQFSWLVFALVFTATFAHAQTVTGSITGEVTDPSGAVVPGARVVAHNLDTNVDSPTTTNSTGFYRIQFLPIGHYQVTIEAKGFNTETLPPFQLEVLQTTTFNVKLGVGSSATTVDVSAAAPILNTNDDTLSGTFTANTISNFPLNGLDFSALTLYVPGAVSTAGTGGTTSIERSTYYTDSVNLNGNRAQSNNYTLDGIDMNETFNNLISYSPAPEALEELKVITADSPADYGNVNGAGVVSILKSGTNQFHGSAYGLVQDYRLNANTWGNKNQTPVIPINPFSQNQFGGTFGGPIKRDKLFFFVDYLGSRFHTGGIGSTSVFTQAMRDGDFSTLLSASTPIQLYDALNGFKPYANNQGIPTINPVAKFLFANPSLYPLPNATPTDGIANNNYQAPTRNFKANNQGDIKIEFDPRVKDKISGFYSMSTAYDGSTPVLAISFPGVNLYPTKLFGTTWVHTFSPALINSARIGFTRTVWAQNFPLDPTGLFGTSGNAKVGITFPDQAFNGFSSQNITGGIFAGGNPVFGGGLIDNTYSYIDNITWQRGRHLLSMGVQGLRYQNNYPTANNNGYLGSLGYNGNYTKDPTNANSGYGGADFLLDRVSSVAATNTSVNVGQRQWRVAGFVNDDFKLFPNLTLNFGIRYEFDEPWVESNNKTGNVDEITGQVLYAHSVPIGAPAGSGVCTNRACYDPNFRQIMPRVGFAYQANDRYVVRGGYGATSFFEGNSSNQRLTSITPFIQAINFSLTQPTATDVPTPLNAETAFSTPATAGGTYNVYPKNIQPAYVQEWNLTMEYALTRTLSLQAGYLGEQGQHIEDYGNLNQYRVNGDQTSAPFYNSPYIGINSPQATAVDASKLLVTESRAMMNFNALEVVLRQRQSHGLEYTLNYTYGKSMTNSLGNFALNVNGYSGAFQNYYDSAADYGPSGYDVTHNVSGNAVYALPVGRGKEYFSHANRILDEAIGGWKIATAGVAYSGFPETVTSSISSNSQSYGNERANQYRHIKIVNRSIDHWFGTDPSAQPCTTPGVDNGVCAFGAPANSTFGTSRNGSVRGPGYLNVDMSAFKDFHIIGDHSVGFRFDAFNAFNIVSYGNPDTGINNTTFGDIGQQNSIRSTERHLQFSAHYSF encoded by the coding sequence ATGTGCCGATCTATTCTCAGACAATTTTCGTGGCTGGTATTCGCACTCGTTTTTACAGCGACGTTTGCACACGCCCAAACGGTCACCGGTTCCATAACCGGCGAAGTGACCGACCCGAGTGGCGCCGTCGTTCCCGGAGCCCGTGTCGTCGCCCATAATCTAGACACGAACGTAGATTCACCGACAACTACAAACTCAACTGGCTTCTACCGCATCCAGTTTCTCCCGATCGGCCACTATCAGGTCACAATTGAAGCCAAGGGTTTCAACACGGAGACACTGCCGCCCTTCCAACTGGAAGTCCTGCAAACCACGACCTTCAATGTGAAACTCGGTGTAGGCAGTTCCGCGACAACCGTAGATGTATCCGCCGCCGCGCCTATCCTGAATACAAATGACGACACCTTGAGCGGCACTTTTACCGCCAATACCATCTCAAACTTTCCATTGAATGGCCTCGACTTCTCGGCTCTGACACTGTACGTCCCCGGAGCGGTAAGCACCGCTGGCACAGGTGGAACAACCAGCATCGAACGCAGTACGTATTACACCGACTCCGTAAACCTGAACGGTAACCGTGCCCAGTCGAACAATTACACGCTCGACGGCATCGATATGAATGAGACATTCAATAACCTGATCTCCTATAGCCCTGCCCCAGAGGCTCTTGAAGAGCTCAAGGTCATCACGGCTGACTCCCCTGCAGACTACGGCAACGTAAACGGGGCAGGCGTCGTGAGCATACTCAAGAGCGGCACCAACCAATTCCACGGCTCGGCTTACGGCCTGGTGCAGGACTACAGGCTGAATGCCAACACATGGGGGAACAAGAACCAAACCCCCGTCATTCCAATCAATCCCTTCTCTCAGAATCAGTTCGGAGGGACTTTCGGTGGTCCGATCAAGCGGGATAAACTATTCTTCTTTGTCGATTACCTCGGATCGCGCTTCCATACGGGGGGCATCGGTTCGACCAGTGTATTCACACAGGCAATGCGGGATGGTGACTTCTCTACCCTGCTCTCCGCATCAACACCGATCCAGCTTTATGACGCACTCAATGGTTTCAAACCATACGCCAATAACCAGGGCATTCCGACCATCAATCCTGTAGCCAAGTTTTTGTTTGCGAATCCGTCACTGTATCCATTGCCAAATGCTACCCCTACCGATGGAATCGCAAATAACAACTACCAGGCACCCACGCGTAACTTCAAAGCCAACAATCAAGGTGACATCAAGATTGAATTTGATCCCCGTGTGAAAGACAAGATCTCCGGGTTCTATTCAATGTCCACCGCCTACGATGGCTCGACACCTGTATTGGCCATTAGCTTTCCTGGCGTCAACCTTTATCCAACCAAGCTCTTTGGCACCACCTGGGTTCATACGTTCTCCCCTGCTCTGATTAATTCAGCTCGCATCGGATTTACGCGCACAGTATGGGCTCAAAATTTTCCTCTCGATCCGACAGGTCTATTTGGAACCTCTGGCAACGCCAAAGTAGGCATCACTTTCCCAGATCAAGCCTTTAACGGCTTCTCCTCCCAGAACATCACTGGCGGCATCTTTGCAGGCGGCAACCCTGTTTTCGGTGGCGGTCTCATCGATAACACCTATAGCTACATCGACAACATCACCTGGCAGCGCGGTCGTCACCTCTTGAGCATGGGCGTACAAGGCCTGCGCTATCAGAACAACTATCCAACCGCCAACAACAACGGTTACCTGGGTTCTTTGGGCTACAACGGAAACTACACCAAGGACCCCACGAATGCCAACTCGGGATACGGTGGTGCCGACTTCCTGCTCGATCGCGTCAGTTCAGTCGCCGCAACTAACACCAGTGTCAACGTTGGCCAGCGTCAGTGGCGCGTGGCAGGCTTCGTCAACGACGATTTCAAATTGTTTCCGAATTTGACTTTGAACTTTGGCATACGATACGAATTCGATGAACCCTGGGTCGAGTCCAACAACAAGACCGGAAACGTCGATGAAATTACCGGTCAAGTGCTATACGCGCATAGCGTTCCAATCGGAGCGCCAGCCGGATCCGGCGTATGCACCAACCGCGCTTGCTACGATCCAAACTTCCGGCAGATCATGCCGCGCGTTGGTTTCGCTTATCAAGCCAATGACCGATATGTAGTTCGTGGCGGCTATGGTGCAACCAGCTTTTTCGAAGGCAACTCTTCGAACCAGCGTTTGACTTCCATAACCCCCTTCATCCAGGCAATTAACTTCAGCCTTACGCAGCCTACCGCTACAGATGTCCCAACTCCCCTCAACGCGGAGACCGCTTTTAGCACGCCGGCAACCGCAGGTGGAACATACAACGTCTATCCAAAGAACATCCAGCCCGCCTACGTGCAGGAATGGAATCTGACGATGGAATATGCACTGACACGCACACTCTCCTTGCAGGCTGGTTACCTCGGCGAACAGGGTCAACACATTGAAGACTACGGCAACCTGAATCAGTACCGTGTCAACGGCGATCAAACATCCGCTCCGTTCTACAACAGCCCATATATCGGCATCAATTCGCCTCAGGCAACTGCCGTTGACGCCAGTAAACTTCTCGTAACCGAATCGCGCGCCATGATGAATTTCAACGCGCTCGAGGTTGTTCTGCGACAACGTCAAAGCCATGGACTGGAGTACACGCTAAACTACACATATGGCAAATCGATGACCAACAGTCTTGGTAATTTTGCGTTGAATGTGAACGGATACAGCGGCGCATTCCAAAACTACTACGACAGTGCCGCCGACTACGGACCATCGGGTTACGATGTAACCCACAACGTTTCGGGTAATGCCGTCTACGCGCTGCCTGTGGGACGTGGCAAAGAGTATTTCTCACATGCCAATCGCATTTTGGATGAGGCCATTGGAGGCTGGAAAATCGCAACCGCAGGTGTAGCGTATTCGGGATTCCCGGAAACCGTTACCTCTAGCATCAGCAGCAACTCTCAAAGCTACGGCAATGAGCGTGCCAACCAGTATCGTCACATTAAGATTGTGAATCGCTCCATCGACCACTGGTTTGGAACAGATCCTTCCGCTCAACCCTGCACCACGCCAGGCGTGGATAACGGTGTTTGTGCCTTCGGCGCCCCGGCAAACAGCACCTTTGGAACATCCAGGAACGGCTCTGTACGCGGCCCAGGATATCTAAATGTGGACATGTCGGCATTCAAGGACTTTCACATCATAGGCGACCATTCGGTAGGCTTCCGATTTGATGCCTTTAACGCATTCAACATTGTGAGCTATGGCAACCCGGATACCGGCATCAATAACACAACCTTCGGCGATATCGGACAACAGAATTCGATCCGGTCAACCGAGCGGCATCTGCAATTCTCGGCACACTATAGCTTCTAA
- a CDS encoding copper homeostasis protein CutC: MELEICVDSVESAIVAEKGGADRVELCSDLMEGGITPSSGLIHSVRSKIDIGVFVMIRPRGGDLYYSDSEYVVMIQDIADAKRLGADGVVLGLLTVDGHVDVLRTEKLVRLAAPMHVTFHRAIDMAVDLDQACEDIITTGAHRILTSGGKQTAPLGSQKIAKMVEAAQDRIGIMVGSGLRTNNILEVARATGAQQFHASLRKRVASPVTYHNHVLNMGSRMGEEFQRYIVLEEEVRALRQALDEVAYLSNQDQATR; encoded by the coding sequence ATGGAACTCGAAATATGTGTGGACTCCGTGGAATCAGCGATCGTAGCTGAAAAAGGAGGCGCAGACCGGGTTGAGTTATGCAGCGATCTGATGGAAGGTGGCATAACCCCGAGCAGCGGCTTAATTCATTCCGTTCGATCAAAAATCGATATCGGTGTCTTCGTCATGATCCGTCCACGCGGCGGAGATTTGTATTATTCGGATTCTGAATACGTTGTCATGATTCAGGACATCGCAGATGCCAAACGCCTCGGAGCAGACGGTGTCGTGTTAGGCCTACTCACCGTCGACGGGCATGTAGACGTGCTTAGAACGGAAAAGCTCGTCAGACTTGCCGCCCCCATGCATGTAACCTTTCATCGCGCCATCGACATGGCCGTCGATCTCGATCAGGCCTGTGAAGATATCATCACAACAGGTGCTCATCGTATCCTCACCTCCGGCGGCAAACAGACTGCGCCCCTCGGAAGCCAGAAGATAGCAAAAATGGTTGAGGCCGCTCAAGACAGAATAGGCATTATGGTAGGAAGTGGACTTCGTACTAACAACATTCTTGAAGTTGCTAGAGCCACAGGAGCGCAACAATTCCATGCCTCTCTACGCAAGCGAGTCGCCAGCCCGGTAACCTATCACAACCATGTTTTGAACATGGGCAGCCGCATGGGAGAAGAATTTCAACGCTACATCGTCCTGGAAGAAGAGGTCCGAGCACTCAGACAAGCTCTCGATGAAGTTGCCTACCTTTCAAACCAAGACCAAGCCACGCGATAA
- a CDS encoding DeoR/GlpR family DNA-binding transcription regulator produces MSSKTDERANKILRLLLSHGKTSIEDLTEVFGTSPASVRRDLVRLEERGLVHRTHGGAMLAEPTVYEPFRFDASFRIREDRFSQEKQRIAQAAAQLVLENETLGFTAGTTTTQVARSLRHRSNLHIITNAVNIGMELSSSNGLDTTLTGGCMRWADAFSLIGPTAIESLNVVVMDRVFIGVCGIDAVRGATTIEADEAAVFRAMTRQAKQVVVVADSSKVGMVSPAVICSVTDIDLLITDDGISEEALLAFTKSGIEVMRV; encoded by the coding sequence ATGTCATCCAAAACTGACGAACGCGCAAATAAAATACTGCGATTGCTACTGAGCCATGGAAAGACCTCGATCGAAGATCTGACCGAAGTCTTCGGAACCTCCCCTGCCAGCGTACGGCGGGATCTTGTACGACTTGAAGAACGAGGCCTGGTTCACCGTACTCACGGCGGAGCTATGCTCGCAGAGCCAACCGTCTACGAACCATTTCGCTTTGACGCGTCTTTTCGTATTCGTGAAGATCGCTTCTCTCAAGAGAAACAACGTATCGCTCAAGCCGCGGCTCAACTTGTTCTCGAAAACGAAACCCTCGGCTTCACAGCGGGAACGACGACCACCCAGGTTGCTCGAAGCCTCCGCCACCGCAGCAACCTGCATATCATCACCAACGCAGTAAACATCGGTATGGAACTAAGCAGCAGCAATGGCCTCGATACAACACTCACCGGAGGTTGTATGCGCTGGGCAGACGCATTCTCTCTGATTGGTCCTACTGCAATCGAGAGTCTGAATGTTGTCGTAATGGACCGTGTATTTATAGGCGTATGCGGCATAGATGCCGTTCGCGGAGCAACCACCATCGAGGCAGATGAAGCAGCCGTCTTTCGCGCCATGACGCGTCAGGCAAAGCAGGTGGTAGTCGTCGCAGACTCCAGCAAAGTAGGCATGGTCAGCCCTGCTGTAATCTGCAGCGTAACCGATATTGATCTGCTCATCACCGATGATGGAATCTCGGAAGAAGCACTGCTCGCCTTTACAAAGAGCGGAATCGAAGTGATGCGAGTCTGA
- a CDS encoding glycoside hydrolase family 2 protein produces MAFQVLKRLLVVLNVLLFASPLLAAGTTMPLHEGWRLKSGCEVSVDGAAISKPGLDVQSWLGITVPSTVLAAQSAAKVVPDLYVGTHLRDIPGGGYPIGANFSNLAMPTDSPYRCAWWYRKEFSLPEAGRGGHYTLHFGGINYRANIWLNGKRIADSTTIAGAYRVYDLDVTGQVLAGQQNVLAVETFAPTEKDLGINWVDWSPAPPDKDMGLIGDVSLVRTGAVTLQSPEVSTHFSDGSLADAELTVYAELHNATDETITGDVKGKIAGVDIEQKVSLNPHEDRTVAFLPSDYPQLKIRNPKVWWPYAMGDPHLESLDLHFIRNGQISDEKAIRFGIREMTSELTEKGSRLFRVNGKPILIRGGGWSQDMLLRTDEKRLKEQFKLVRDLRLNTIRLEGKLETEDFFNLADEQGILVMLGWCCCDQWEQWDQWSPENRTVAAASLRSQMLRLRHHASLLVWLNGSDNPPPSDVEELYLKVEAETHWPNPTLSSASATPTSVSGKSGVKMTGPYDYVAPSYWYVDQSHGGAYGFNTETGPGPAIPSIVSLKKFVPGTLAWPPSEEWNFHNGGGEFHSLKVFDDAMSHVYTSPTDAKDYVQVAQTMQYDSERAMFEAYSRNKYTSTGVVQWMLNNAWPSNIWHLYDYYLDAGGGYFGVKKACEPVHIQYSYDDHSIVVVNSTYQALPKLRSTVHVYDMQLKEIFSDTKEVESSADSSTRAGVIPDNVFAGDSRILFVELMLVDLRGQTVSRNFYWVPTTLTTFDWEKTDFTHTPALKHEELSALRALKPVKIASHAETVNTSKGREVRVHLQNPSDGLAFQLSAAIRSSKGELVAPVLWSDNWIELMPGESATLIAILPEDAPEKPVVDIAGWNVKQEELSPTVAP; encoded by the coding sequence ATGGCATTTCAGGTACTAAAGCGGCTTTTGGTTGTCCTCAATGTCCTGCTTTTTGCTTCCCCGTTGCTGGCTGCCGGCACCACGATGCCGTTGCACGAAGGATGGCGGTTGAAGTCGGGGTGTGAGGTTTCTGTTGATGGTGCGGCTATTTCCAAACCGGGGTTGGATGTTCAGTCCTGGCTCGGGATTACGGTTCCATCCACTGTCCTTGCCGCACAATCCGCAGCTAAAGTTGTTCCTGATCTTTATGTAGGAACGCATTTGCGGGATATTCCTGGTGGTGGGTATCCAATTGGAGCGAACTTTTCAAACCTGGCTATGCCGACCGACAGCCCTTATCGGTGCGCATGGTGGTATCGCAAAGAGTTTAGTTTGCCTGAGGCGGGACGTGGCGGTCACTACACGCTGCATTTTGGCGGCATAAACTACCGGGCTAACATTTGGCTTAACGGCAAGCGTATTGCGGATTCGACAACGATTGCCGGAGCCTATCGTGTGTACGATCTCGACGTCACCGGCCAGGTTCTTGCGGGGCAGCAAAATGTACTCGCCGTTGAAACGTTTGCTCCGACTGAAAAAGATCTTGGCATCAACTGGGTTGATTGGAGTCCCGCACCTCCGGATAAGGACATGGGGTTGATCGGGGATGTGTCCCTGGTTCGTACTGGAGCTGTGACTTTGCAGTCCCCGGAAGTGTCGACTCACTTTTCTGATGGCTCATTGGCTGATGCTGAATTGACCGTCTATGCCGAGCTTCACAACGCAACCGACGAAACGATTACGGGGGATGTAAAAGGAAAAATAGCTGGAGTCGACATTGAGCAAAAGGTTTCGCTGAATCCGCATGAAGACCGCACAGTAGCGTTCCTGCCGAGTGACTATCCGCAATTAAAGATCCGGAATCCAAAAGTGTGGTGGCCCTATGCGATGGGTGATCCGCATCTTGAGTCTCTCGATCTCCACTTTATTCGCAATGGCCAGATATCGGATGAGAAGGCGATTCGCTTTGGTATTCGCGAGATGACATCCGAACTCACGGAGAAGGGAAGCCGACTTTTTCGCGTGAATGGGAAGCCGATCCTGATACGTGGGGGCGGCTGGTCGCAGGATATGCTGCTGCGCACCGATGAAAAGAGGCTTAAAGAGCAGTTCAAGCTGGTACGCGATCTACGTCTAAATACGATTCGGCTCGAAGGAAAGTTGGAGACGGAGGACTTTTTCAATCTAGCAGACGAGCAGGGAATCCTCGTGATGCTTGGGTGGTGTTGCTGCGATCAATGGGAGCAATGGGATCAATGGTCGCCTGAAAACCGGACTGTTGCCGCAGCCTCGCTTCGCTCACAGATGTTGCGCCTGCGACATCACGCGAGCCTGCTTGTTTGGCTGAATGGAAGCGATAACCCACCGCCGTCCGATGTTGAGGAGCTCTACCTGAAGGTTGAAGCGGAAACGCATTGGCCTAACCCAACGCTTTCTTCTGCCAGTGCAACGCCTACATCCGTTAGCGGAAAGAGTGGCGTGAAGATGACTGGCCCTTACGATTATGTTGCTCCGTCCTATTGGTACGTGGATCAGAGCCATGGGGGTGCTTACGGATTTAATACGGAGACAGGGCCTGGGCCTGCAATTCCGAGCATTGTCAGTTTGAAAAAATTTGTTCCAGGAACTCTCGCGTGGCCGCCCAGTGAAGAATGGAATTTTCATAACGGCGGGGGTGAATTTCATTCTCTTAAAGTTTTTGATGATGCGATGAGCCATGTGTACACTTCGCCAACCGACGCGAAGGATTATGTACAGGTAGCACAGACGATGCAGTATGACTCTGAACGCGCGATGTTCGAAGCCTACAGCAGGAATAAATACACCTCGACTGGTGTGGTTCAGTGGATGTTGAATAATGCGTGGCCATCGAATATCTGGCATCTGTATGACTACTACCTGGATGCTGGCGGCGGATATTTCGGAGTCAAGAAGGCCTGCGAACCAGTGCATATTCAGTATTCCTATGATGATCACAGCATTGTTGTCGTAAACAGCACCTATCAGGCTCTGCCTAAACTACGCTCGACGGTGCATGTTTACGACATGCAACTGAAGGAGATCTTCTCTGATACGAAGGAAGTTGAATCGTCGGCAGATTCTTCGACACGTGCCGGCGTAATTCCAGACAACGTATTTGCCGGCGATTCCAGGATATTATTCGTGGAACTCATGCTCGTTGACTTGAGAGGACAGACCGTAAGCCGTAATTTTTATTGGGTTCCGACGACTCTTACCACCTTCGATTGGGAGAAGACGGACTTCACGCATACACCGGCATTGAAGCATGAAGAATTGTCGGCGCTAAGAGCACTCAAGCCGGTTAAGATAGCTTCGCATGCAGAGACTGTAAATACGAGCAAGGGGCGCGAAGTAAGAGTTCATCTCCAGAACCCATCCGATGGGCTTGCATTTCAGCTATCTGCTGCTATCCGTAGCAGCAAGGGAGAGCTGGTTGCGCCTGTGTTATGGTCGGACAACTGGATCGAGCTTATGCCCGGGGAGTCCGCAACTCTTATCGCGATTCTTCCCGAGGATGCGCCAGAGAAACCTGTTGTTGAT
- a CDS encoding copper homeostasis protein CutC gives MNTFFFELCAESLQAARIAEAGGADRVELCHQLSAGGITPDFATMVDTVRAVSIPVHMLIRPRAGNFVYNDTDFTLIREQTLQAKTAGAAGVAIGLLLPDGRVDVKRTREIAELAAPLKITFHRAFDKVLVQDVGLEDVIAAGADCLLTSGGKANVLEGADQISALREQAGNRITIMAGGGLSLSNMLEVARKTGVTYLHGSLIRKAAKSPVPAAQTHATTDSISMGDVFLEDVKLAISRLNDAFQSEQVSSHSSQLTR, from the coding sequence ATGAATACCTTCTTTTTTGAGCTGTGCGCCGAAAGCCTCCAAGCCGCCAGAATTGCTGAGGCCGGTGGCGCCGATCGTGTCGAGCTATGCCACCAGCTATCCGCCGGCGGTATTACCCCAGATTTCGCCACCATGGTAGACACGGTTCGGGCCGTCTCCATTCCCGTTCACATGCTCATTCGCCCACGGGCAGGCAATTTCGTCTACAACGACACCGACTTTACCTTAATCAGGGAACAGACACTGCAAGCGAAAACCGCAGGCGCAGCCGGAGTAGCCATCGGCCTGCTGCTCCCCGATGGCCGCGTCGACGTCAAACGAACCCGCGAAATTGCCGAACTGGCAGCACCTCTGAAGATCACCTTCCATCGAGCCTTCGATAAAGTGCTTGTACAGGATGTGGGACTGGAGGATGTAATAGCCGCGGGAGCGGATTGTCTCTTGACCTCAGGAGGCAAGGCCAACGTTCTCGAAGGGGCAGATCAGATCAGTGCATTGAGAGAGCAAGCCGGCAATCGAATCACCATCATGGCTGGCGGAGGACTTTCTCTCTCTAACATGCTTGAGGTCGCTCGCAAGACAGGCGTCACATATCTACATGGTTCGCTCATCCGCAAAGCTGCCAAATCCCCTGTGCCTGCTGCACAAACGCATGCAACAACCGATTCAATCTCGATGGGAGATGTCTTCTTAGAAGATGTAAAGCTGGCAATCAGCCGATTGAACGATGCTTTCCAGTCTGAGCAGGTAAGCTCCCATAGCTCCCAATTGACACGCTAG
- a CDS encoding alpha-L-fucosidase — translation MFEKVVATSLCWVLAGGLATAQSFPDIKPAPQQTAWQDLEFGVILHFSTNTFLNREWGDGTADPKVFNPTQFDPDQWMKAIRDSGAKYVVLVAKHHDGFCLWPTGQTEYSIKSSPWKDGKGDLVGDVARSARKYGLKFGVYLSPWDRHEPRYKDSAEYDKYYLAELEELVQNYGDLVEFWLDGAGSAGHVYNFPKIMETLRTYQPNTVVFADTALFEYGDARWVGTESGRVGYENWNVIDRHGYLRWRPVEADTPLRDLHWFWHPDDEKSLKSVDELVNTYEQTVGRGAQLMLGVAPDSRGLLPDSDAARLREFGEAIHKRYGNNLALAHTAGPTEISVALDNDPDTFWTAPSGSHHATLEVNFAKPVTFDHAITMEWLNDGQKVQKYAIEVWSEGKWKRVAGAEAIGHKKIDGFAPVTASRVRLNILSSTSEAQIREFQLYFTGAVTAK, via the coding sequence ATGTTTGAGAAAGTGGTAGCAACGAGCCTGTGCTGGGTTTTGGCTGGAGGACTCGCCACGGCGCAGAGTTTCCCTGACATCAAGCCCGCTCCGCAGCAAACGGCATGGCAGGATCTGGAATTTGGCGTGATTCTCCACTTCTCGACGAATACATTTCTCAATAGAGAGTGGGGCGATGGAACAGCTGATCCAAAGGTCTTCAATCCGACCCAGTTTGATCCAGATCAATGGATGAAGGCGATTCGTGATTCGGGTGCGAAGTATGTAGTGCTTGTGGCGAAGCACCATGATGGTTTTTGTCTATGGCCGACAGGCCAAACAGAGTACAGCATAAAGAGCAGCCCCTGGAAGGATGGCAAGGGGGATTTGGTCGGCGATGTTGCACGTTCTGCGCGTAAGTACGGTTTAAAATTTGGAGTTTATCTCTCTCCCTGGGATCGTCATGAGCCGCGATATAAAGACTCCGCGGAATATGACAAGTACTACCTGGCCGAACTAGAGGAACTGGTGCAGAATTACGGTGATCTTGTGGAGTTCTGGCTGGATGGGGCAGGGAGCGCGGGCCATGTTTATAACTTCCCAAAGATTATGGAGACACTGCGAACATATCAGCCGAATACGGTTGTCTTCGCGGATACGGCGTTGTTTGAATACGGAGATGCGCGCTGGGTCGGGACAGAATCCGGCCGCGTAGGTTATGAGAACTGGAATGTGATTGATCGGCACGGCTATCTGCGTTGGCGTCCGGTTGAGGCGGATACTCCGCTGCGAGACTTGCATTGGTTCTGGCATCCAGATGATGAGAAATCACTGAAGAGCGTGGATGAACTGGTCAATACGTATGAGCAGACAGTGGGCCGCGGGGCGCAGTTGATGCTGGGTGTCGCTCCTGATAGTCGAGGGCTGCTGCCTGACTCGGATGCTGCGCGACTCAGAGAGTTTGGCGAAGCGATCCACAAGCGCTACGGTAATAATCTTGCTCTTGCTCATACGGCGGGTCCGACAGAAATATCGGTGGCCTTGGATAATGATCCTGACACATTCTGGACTGCTCCATCAGGATCGCACCATGCAACGCTCGAAGTGAACTTTGCGAAACCTGTGACCTTTGACCATGCCATTACTATGGAGTGGTTGAATGACGGCCAGAAGGTGCAGAAGTATGCGATCGAGGTCTGGTCGGAAGGTAAGTGGAAGCGAGTTGCCGGTGCAGAAGCGATTGGCCACAAGAAGATTGATGGATTCGCACCAGTAACTGCGAGCAGAGTGCGTTTGAATATTCTGTCCAGTACTTCAGAAGCTCAGATACGGGAGTTTCAGTTATATTTCACTGGCGCCGTCACGGCGAAGTGA